The proteins below are encoded in one region of Tsuneonella sp. CC-YZS046:
- a CDS encoding valine--tRNA ligase: protein MSTELDKTFDPSAIEAKWYAHWEDNGLFRPERGDAVPFTIVNPPPNVTGSLHIGHALDNTLQDILIRHERLKGKDALWVVGTDHAGIATQMVVERQLEAAQDKRTNYTREQFVEKVWEWKRESGGTITRQLRRLGCSMDWSREQFTMDPHFTRAVVKVFVDLYNQGLIYRDKRLVNWDPKLKTAISDLEVETQEIKGGFWHFRYPLADGVRLDSGADHIVVATTRPETMLADMAVAVNADDPRYKSVIGKEILQPITGRRFKVMADEHADPELGSGAVKITPGHDFNDFEVGKRAGIRPADMLNMFDAEAKVVQTADGLVPEKYLGLDRFVVREMIVADMKAAGFLVPHVTKGKNGEPVELDAEPRTIQTPFGDRGGVVIEPWLTDQWYVDAEKLAVAPMEAVRSGAIEIVPKSWEKTFFNWMENIQPWCVSRQLWWGHRIPAWYADDGSVFVAETEEEARALALSRHSREGGNPAATPQLGPRLHGDDEPVLTRDPDVLDTWFSSALWPFATLGWPENTDLLQKHYPNDVLVSGFDILFFWDARMAMQGMHFMGEVPWKRLYLHGLVRAADGQKMSKSKGNVVDPLGLIDKYGADALRFFMAAMESQGRDVKMDEKRVEGYRNFATKLWNAARFCQANGIGASASLAAPAATLAVNKWIVGEVVETLAELDKAMADLRFDAAANAIYHFVWDTFCDWYIELIKGSFDEETRAVAGWVLDQILVMLHPFMPFVTEELWSKMGARADYPLITARWPEPAATVDAAAKAEVEWLIGLIGNLRAAKNELGIAPGAKLEAYLETPSANAQGVIARNGAAIDRLARLSAIHFAAAPAGAAMQIGVGEDTFAVPLEGVIDIEAEKARLERALAASQKEAKSLEGRLSNPAFVEKAKPEAVEKARADHAHHAAEAERLAAALARLG from the coding sequence ATGAGCACAGAGCTAGACAAGACTTTCGATCCTTCCGCAATCGAGGCGAAGTGGTACGCCCATTGGGAAGATAACGGCCTGTTCCGCCCGGAACGCGGCGATGCCGTTCCGTTCACCATCGTCAATCCGCCCCCGAATGTCACAGGCTCTCTCCACATCGGCCACGCCTTGGACAACACTCTGCAGGACATTTTGATCCGGCATGAGCGGCTCAAGGGCAAGGACGCGCTGTGGGTGGTGGGCACCGACCATGCCGGAATCGCGACCCAGATGGTGGTCGAGCGCCAGCTGGAAGCAGCGCAGGACAAGCGCACCAACTACACCCGCGAGCAGTTCGTCGAGAAGGTGTGGGAATGGAAGCGCGAATCCGGCGGCACCATCACGCGCCAGCTGCGCCGCCTGGGCTGCTCGATGGACTGGAGCCGTGAGCAGTTCACCATGGACCCGCATTTCACCCGCGCGGTGGTCAAGGTCTTCGTCGATCTCTACAATCAGGGGCTGATCTATCGCGACAAGCGGCTGGTCAACTGGGACCCCAAGCTCAAGACCGCGATTTCCGACCTCGAGGTGGAAACGCAGGAGATCAAGGGCGGCTTCTGGCACTTCCGCTATCCGCTGGCGGACGGCGTCAGGCTGGATAGTGGCGCGGATCATATCGTGGTCGCCACCACCCGCCCGGAAACCATGCTGGCCGATATGGCGGTGGCGGTGAATGCCGACGATCCGCGCTACAAAAGCGTGATCGGCAAGGAAATCCTGCAGCCGATCACCGGCCGCCGGTTCAAGGTGATGGCGGACGAACACGCCGACCCCGAACTGGGCAGCGGCGCGGTGAAGATCACGCCGGGGCACGATTTCAACGACTTCGAGGTCGGCAAGCGCGCCGGGATCAGGCCGGCCGACATGCTCAACATGTTCGATGCCGAAGCGAAGGTGGTGCAGACGGCCGACGGGCTGGTGCCCGAGAAATACCTCGGCCTCGACCGCTTCGTCGTGCGCGAGATGATCGTCGCCGACATGAAGGCCGCCGGCTTCCTCGTCCCGCATGTAACCAAGGGCAAGAATGGCGAGCCGGTCGAACTTGATGCCGAACCGCGCACGATCCAGACGCCGTTCGGCGATCGCGGCGGCGTGGTGATCGAACCCTGGCTGACCGACCAGTGGTATGTCGATGCCGAGAAGCTGGCCGTCGCACCCATGGAAGCGGTTCGCTCCGGCGCGATCGAAATAGTGCCGAAGAGCTGGGAAAAGACCTTCTTCAACTGGATGGAAAACATCCAGCCCTGGTGCGTGTCACGGCAATTGTGGTGGGGGCACCGGATTCCGGCGTGGTATGCCGATGACGGCAGCGTCTTCGTCGCGGAAACCGAGGAAGAGGCGCGGGCCCTGGCCCTTTCCCGTCATTCCCGCGAAGGCGGGAATCCCGCTGCAACGCCGCAACTGGGTCCCCGTTTGCACGGGGATGACGAACCCGTTCTTACCCGCGACCCCGACGTCCTCGACACCTGGTTCTCCTCCGCGCTGTGGCCCTTCGCCACGCTGGGCTGGCCAGAGAACACCGACCTGCTCCAGAAGCACTATCCCAACGATGTGCTGGTCTCCGGCTTCGACATCCTGTTCTTCTGGGATGCGCGCATGGCGATGCAGGGGATGCATTTCATGGGCGAGGTGCCGTGGAAGCGGCTGTATCTGCACGGGCTGGTCCGCGCGGCGGACGGGCAGAAGATGTCCAAGTCCAAGGGCAATGTGGTCGATCCGCTGGGGCTGATCGACAAATATGGCGCGGATGCGCTGCGCTTCTTCATGGCGGCGATGGAAAGCCAGGGCCGCGACGTGAAGATGGACGAGAAGCGGGTCGAGGGATACCGCAACTTCGCCACCAAGCTGTGGAACGCTGCCCGCTTCTGCCAGGCCAACGGCATCGGCGCGAGCGCCTCGCTCGCCGCGCCCGCAGCCACTCTCGCGGTCAACAAGTGGATCGTCGGCGAAGTGGTGGAAACCCTGGCCGAACTGGACAAGGCAATGGCCGACCTGCGCTTCGATGCGGCCGCCAACGCGATCTATCACTTCGTCTGGGACACATTCTGCGACTGGTATATCGAGCTTATCAAGGGATCGTTCGATGAGGAAACCAGGGCCGTCGCGGGCTGGGTGCTCGATCAGATCCTGGTCATGCTGCATCCCTTCATGCCCTTCGTCACCGAGGAGCTGTGGAGCAAGATGGGCGCGCGGGCGGATTATCCGCTGATTACCGCCAGATGGCCGGAACCCGCCGCAACGGTGGATGCCGCCGCCAAGGCGGAAGTGGAATGGCTGATCGGGCTGATCGGCAATCTGCGCGCCGCGAAGAACGAACTCGGCATTGCCCCCGGCGCGAAGCTGGAAGCCTATCTGGAAACGCCAAGCGCCAATGCGCAGGGTGTAATCGCCCGCAATGGCGCGGCGATCGACCGGCTCGCGCGCCTGTCCGCCATCCATTTCGCCGCCGCCCCCGCAGGCGCGGCGATGCAGATCGGCGTGGGCGAGGACACCTTCGCCGTCCCGCTGGAGGGCGTGATCGACATCGAGGCGGAAAAGGCCCGCCTCGAAAGGGCGCTAGCCGCTTCGCAGAAGGAAGCGAAGTCGCTGGAAGGTCGCCTGTCCAACCCCGCCTTCGTCGAGAAGGCCAAGCCCGAGGCGGTGGAGAAGGCCCGCGCCGATCATGCCCATCATGCGGCGGAGGCGGAACGGCTGGCGGCGGCGCTGGCGCGGCTGGGATAA
- a CDS encoding ABC transporter permease: MREWADFSIEEGEAGGARLVLHGPLVVSSVGPLDQRLRAMSESLAVVDISQTTLIDTVGAWLAWRVARDHGAEIAGASDEASRLIEEVRSNASSAPIAPPREVLWRRVPETVGETVVDWGRGVVRLVGFLGAILIAFGGLIRHPSRFPMRSLVRQMELVGVNSLGIIGLMSFLIGIVIAQQGAVQLRQFGAEIYTINLTGRLTLRELGVLMTSIMVAGRSGSAFAAQIGTMKLTEEVDAMRTIGVSPIEALVVPRVLAAVLMMPLLGFFSAVIAIIGGAFLADVALDIPFFTFLTRIQEVVPMHDVWVGLVKAPVFGLIVALAGCYQGMQVTANAEEVGLRTTMAVVQAIFMVIVLDAFFAVFFTELGWD, translated from the coding sequence ATGCGTGAGTGGGCCGATTTTTCGATAGAAGAAGGGGAAGCGGGCGGCGCCCGGCTGGTCCTGCACGGCCCGCTCGTAGTCTCGTCGGTGGGGCCGCTGGACCAGCGGCTGCGCGCGATGAGCGAATCCCTCGCCGTCGTCGACATCTCGCAAACCACGCTGATCGACACTGTCGGCGCCTGGCTGGCCTGGCGGGTGGCGCGCGATCATGGCGCGGAAATCGCGGGGGCAAGCGACGAGGCCAGCCGGCTGATCGAGGAAGTGCGGTCCAACGCCAGCAGCGCGCCGATTGCGCCGCCGCGCGAGGTGTTGTGGCGGCGGGTGCCCGAAACGGTTGGCGAAACGGTGGTCGACTGGGGCCGGGGCGTCGTTCGCCTGGTCGGCTTCCTGGGCGCGATCCTCATCGCTTTCGGGGGCTTGATTCGCCATCCGTCGCGCTTTCCGATGCGCTCGCTGGTGCGCCAGATGGAGCTGGTGGGCGTCAATTCGCTCGGCATCATCGGGTTGATGAGCTTCCTGATCGGCATCGTGATCGCGCAGCAGGGCGCGGTGCAGCTTCGCCAGTTCGGCGCGGAGATCTACACGATCAACCTGACCGGCCGCCTTACCCTGCGCGAGCTTGGGGTGCTGATGACCTCGATCATGGTCGCGGGCCGGTCCGGCTCCGCCTTCGCCGCGCAGATCGGCACCATGAAGCTGACCGAGGAAGTGGACGCGATGCGCACTATCGGCGTCTCGCCGATCGAGGCGCTGGTGGTTCCGCGCGTTCTCGCGGCCGTGCTGATGATGCCGCTGCTGGGCTTCTTCTCCGCGGTCATCGCGATCATCGGCGGCGCGTTCCTCGCGGATGTGGCGCTGGATATTCCCTTCTTCACCTTCCTCACCCGGATCCAGGAAGTGGTGCCGATGCACGACGTATGGGTCGGGCTGGTGAAGGCGCCGGTATTCGGCCTGATCGTGGCGCTGGCGGGGTGCTATCAGGGGATGCAGGTCACCGCCAATGCGGAGGAAGTGGGCCTGCGCACCACCATGGCGGTGGTGCAGGCGATCTTCATGGTGATCGTGCTCGATGCCTTCTTCGCGGTGTTCTTTACCGAGCTGGGCTGGGACTGA
- a CDS encoding ABC transporter ATP-binding protein, whose product MDETIAAARDEESLGGQFKGDYPIVVEGLTNRFGSQVVHENLSLKVRRGEILGIVGGSGSGKSVLMRSIIGLQVPEAGHIEVLGRSMTDAEPEDEAGVRSRWGVLFQGGALFSTLTVAENVEVPLKQFYPEVCDEFRHEIARYKVRLSGLPEEATSKYPAELSGGMRKRAGLARALALDPELLFLDEPTAGLDPIGAAGFDRLTRELTDTLGLTVFLITHDLDTLHEICDRVAVLADKRVIAVGTIPELLASDHPWIQEYFNGPRGRAAQQSQQRAKAMDNAGATGDIE is encoded by the coding sequence ATGGACGAAACGATCGCCGCGGCCCGCGACGAAGAGTCGCTCGGCGGCCAGTTCAAGGGGGACTATCCCATCGTGGTCGAAGGGCTCACCAACCGTTTCGGCAGTCAGGTGGTGCATGAGAATCTCTCGCTCAAGGTCAGGCGGGGGGAGATATTGGGCATTGTCGGCGGGTCCGGCAGCGGCAAGTCGGTGCTGATGCGCTCGATCATCGGGCTGCAGGTGCCCGAGGCAGGCCATATCGAGGTGCTGGGCCGCTCGATGACCGATGCCGAGCCGGAGGATGAAGCGGGCGTGCGCTCGCGCTGGGGCGTGCTGTTCCAGGGCGGGGCGCTGTTCTCGACCCTGACCGTGGCCGAGAACGTGGAGGTGCCGCTCAAGCAGTTCTATCCGGAAGTCTGCGACGAGTTCCGCCACGAGATCGCGCGCTACAAGGTGCGGCTGTCCGGGCTGCCGGAGGAGGCGACCAGCAAATATCCCGCCGAATTGTCCGGCGGCATGAGGAAGCGCGCCGGGCTTGCCCGCGCTCTGGCGCTCGATCCGGAGCTGCTGTTCCTGGACGAGCCGACCGCCGGGCTCGATCCGATCGGGGCGGCCGGCTTCGACCGCCTGACCCGCGAGCTGACCGATACGCTGGGCCTGACCGTGTTCCTGATTACCCACGATCTCGATACCCTGCACGAGATCTGCGACCGTGTGGCCGTGCTGGCCGACAAGCGGGTGATCGCGGTGGGGACCATTCCGGAACTGCTTGCCAGCGACCATCCCTGGATACAGGAATATTTCAACGGGCCGCGAGGGCGGGCGGCCCAGCAATCGCAGCAACGCGCCAAGGCGATGGACAATGCCGGTGCGACGGGGGATATCGAATAG
- a CDS encoding MlaD family protein, which translates to METRANHIWVGAVTLVLLAALAAFVIWIARLNAGEQNEYDIFFKQSVDGLAKGSEVTFSGVPAGQVRTIDLWEKDPEFVRVRIKINESVPILQGTTATIQGSFTGVSKIQLDGATRGAPPITELGPEGVPVIPTKPGGLGEILSNAPLLLERLATLTERLTLVLSDKNQKSIEGILANTDRMTSNLADASPKVEQTLAELQATLRQATYSLAAFEKVLGSTDQLLNQEGNSLAAQLRDTLASAKGAADALEKTLKEAEPATQQLSRSTLPAAEATLQDLRATSKALRNVTEQIESKGAGSLLKGQKLPDYKP; encoded by the coding sequence ATGGAAACGCGCGCCAATCATATCTGGGTGGGGGCGGTCACGCTGGTGCTGCTCGCGGCGCTGGCCGCATTCGTCATCTGGATCGCCCGTCTCAACGCCGGCGAACAGAACGAATATGACATCTTCTTCAAGCAGTCCGTCGATGGACTGGCGAAGGGTTCGGAAGTCACTTTCTCCGGCGTGCCGGCAGGCCAGGTTCGCACCATCGACCTGTGGGAGAAAGACCCGGAATTCGTCCGGGTGCGGATCAAGATCAATGAATCCGTTCCAATCCTGCAGGGCACCACCGCCACTATCCAGGGTTCCTTCACCGGCGTGTCCAAGATCCAGCTCGATGGCGCCACGCGCGGCGCGCCGCCGATCACGGAGCTGGGGCCGGAAGGGGTGCCGGTGATACCCACCAAGCCGGGCGGGCTGGGCGAGATATTGTCGAACGCGCCGCTGCTGCTGGAACGGCTCGCGACGCTGACCGAACGGCTGACGCTGGTGCTGTCGGACAAGAACCAGAAATCCATCGAGGGTATCCTCGCCAATACCGACCGCATGACCAGCAATCTCGCCGACGCCTCGCCCAAGGTGGAGCAGACCCTGGCGGAGCTGCAGGCCACCTTGCGGCAGGCCACCTACAGCCTCGCGGCCTTCGAGAAGGTGCTGGGGTCCACCGATCAGCTGCTGAATCAGGAAGGCAATTCGCTGGCCGCCCAGCTGCGGGATACGCTCGCCTCGGCGAAGGGCGCTGCCGATGCGCTGGAGAAGACGCTGAAGGAAGCCGAACCGGCGACCCAGCAATTGTCGCGCAGCACCTTGCCCGCCGCTGAGGCGACGCTGCAGGATCTGCGCGCCACCAGCAAGGCGCTGCGCAACGTCACCGAACAGATAGAGAGCAAGGGCGCCGGCAGCCTGCTGAAAGGGCAGAAGCTGCCGGATTACAAACCATGA
- a CDS encoding ABC-type transport auxiliary lipoprotein family protein, producing the protein MPNATRANWARLMALPLALGLSGCLSLSGDVPDSLLELTPQRAVQAGTARSGNLAQAIAVVDLETPAKLDVLRVPVQSNATEITYLKDAVWVEKPARQFSRLLAETIRAGGTRLVLDATEGRFQASTRLTGQLLDLGYDAASQSVIVRYDAVLTRSDGSISNRRFESRVPGISAEAGAVGPALNQAANDVAAQVADWVG; encoded by the coding sequence ATGCCGAATGCAACGAGGGCCAATTGGGCGCGGCTGATGGCGCTGCCGCTGGCGCTGGGCCTTTCGGGCTGCCTGAGCCTTTCCGGCGACGTGCCCGACAGCTTGCTGGAACTGACGCCGCAAAGGGCGGTTCAGGCCGGAACGGCGCGGTCGGGCAATCTGGCGCAGGCCATTGCCGTGGTCGATCTGGAAACCCCGGCGAAGCTCGATGTGCTCAGGGTGCCGGTGCAGAGCAACGCTACGGAAATCACCTATCTCAAGGATGCGGTGTGGGTGGAAAAGCCCGCGCGGCAGTTTTCGCGCCTGCTGGCGGAAACGATCCGCGCGGGCGGAACGCGGCTGGTGCTGGACGCGACCGAGGGCCGGTTCCAGGCCTCCACCCGCCTCACGGGGCAATTGCTGGATCTGGGCTATGACGCGGCCAGCCAGTCCGTGATCGTGCGCTACGATGCGGTGCTGACCCGGTCGGACGGATCGATCTCCAATCGCCGCTTCGAAAGCAGGGTGCCGGGCATTTCGGCCGAGGCCGGCGCGGTAGGGCCGGCGCTGAACCAGGCGGCGAACGATGTCGCCGCCCAGGTGGCGGACTGGGTGGGTTAG
- a CDS encoding ATP12 family chaperone protein yields MKRFYKHAIAVEADGGWQVALDGRKVKTAAGKAQVVRSRALADELAREWAEQGDEIDPATFLLRDLADYAIDVAAADRIRTVKDLLRYAETDTLCYRADPDEPLFKRQQQLWEPLLEKTEARHAIRLERVSGIVHRPQPEASLERLRDVLQGQDDFALAALATLASLSASLSIALAALEPDANAEALWAVANLEEDWQAEQWGWDSLAQERRAKRLRDFANALRFAELARA; encoded by the coding sequence ATGAAACGCTTCTACAAACACGCCATCGCCGTCGAGGCCGATGGCGGATGGCAGGTCGCGCTGGACGGCCGCAAGGTGAAGACGGCGGCCGGCAAGGCGCAGGTCGTCCGCTCGCGGGCGCTTGCCGATGAACTGGCCCGGGAATGGGCGGAACAGGGCGACGAGATCGACCCCGCCACCTTCCTGCTGCGCGACCTTGCCGATTACGCTATCGACGTGGCGGCCGCAGACCGCATCCGCACGGTGAAGGATCTGCTGCGCTATGCCGAAACCGATACGCTCTGCTATCGGGCCGACCCGGACGAACCGCTGTTCAAGCGCCAGCAGCAGCTGTGGGAGCCGCTGCTGGAAAAGACCGAGGCCCGCCATGCGATCCGGCTGGAGCGGGTGAGCGGCATCGTCCATCGCCCGCAGCCCGAAGCCAGCCTCGAACGCCTGCGGGACGTGCTGCAAGGGCAGGACGATTTCGCCCTGGCCGCGCTGGCCACCCTGGCATCGCTATCCGCGTCGCTATCCATCGCTCTGGCCGCGCTCGAACCCGATGCGAACGCGGAAGCGCTCTGGGCAGTGGCCAATCTGGAGGAGGATTGGCAGGCGGAACAATGGGGCTGGGACAGCCTGGCGCAGGAACGCCGGGCGAAGCGCCTGCGCGATTTCGCCAACGCCCTGCGCTTCGCGGAATTGGCCCGGGCCTAA
- a CDS encoding HAD-IA family hydrolase: protein MTLRLAVFDCDGTLVDGQADICAAMELAFAAVGLTAPDRHDIRRIVGLSLPQAIRFLAPEADHDRQMAAAEAYKGAFRAARAEGRLAEPLFPGIADMLDQLRGAGWLLGVATGKSDRGLFHCLAEHGLSQHFLTLQTADRHPSKPHPAMLIAALEEAGALSRDSVMIGDTAFDIEMARAAGVRAIGVAWGYHTTEELRKAGAAAIARTPADLVALLP from the coding sequence ATGACCTTGCGCCTTGCCGTATTCGATTGCGATGGAACATTGGTCGATGGCCAGGCGGACATCTGCGCCGCGATGGAGCTTGCCTTCGCAGCGGTGGGCCTCACCGCGCCGGACCGGCACGACATCCGGCGCATCGTCGGCCTCAGCCTCCCCCAGGCGATACGCTTCCTGGCGCCGGAAGCGGACCACGACCGGCAAATGGCGGCGGCGGAAGCCTACAAGGGGGCCTTCCGCGCCGCGCGGGCGGAAGGGCGGCTGGCCGAGCCGCTGTTTCCCGGCATCGCCGATATGCTCGATCAGCTGCGCGGCGCCGGATGGCTGCTGGGCGTGGCCACCGGCAAATCCGATCGCGGACTCTTTCACTGCCTGGCCGAGCACGGTCTGTCGCAGCATTTCCTCACTCTCCAGACAGCGGACCGCCATCCGTCCAAGCCGCATCCCGCCATGCTGATCGCCGCGCTGGAAGAGGCTGGCGCGCTTTCCCGGGACAGCGTGATGATCGGCGACACCGCCTTCGACATAGAGATGGCGCGGGCCGCGGGCGTGCGCGCGATCGGCGTCGCCTGGGGCTATCACACCACCGAGGAACTGCGCAAAGCGGGCGCGGCGGCCATCGCGCGGACCCCGGCCGATCTGGTCGCCCTGCTGCCATGA